A stretch of Geobacter sp. DNA encodes these proteins:
- the treS gene encoding maltose alpha-D-glucosyltransferase, with the protein MRHDDPVLEDNPFWYRDAIIYQLHIKAFSDSDADGMGDFNGLIGKLDYLQKLGITAIWLLPFYPSPQRDDGYDIADYYNVNPSYNTLREFKQLLRAAHSRGIRVITELVLNHTSDQHPWFQRARRAKPGSAHRDFYVWSDTPEKYHEARIIFQDFETSNWTWDPLAKAYYWHRFYSHQPDLNYDNPKVQAEMLRVIDFWMRLGVDGVRLDAVPYLFEREGTNCENLPETHAFLKKLRAHLDSSFKNRMLLSEANQWPEDAAAYFGNGDESNMAFHFPLMPRMFMAIEMEDRFPIVDILDQTPTIPEGCQWAIFLRNHDELTLEMVTDEERDYMYRVYASDPRARINLGIRRRLAPLMRNNRRKIELMNILLFSMPGTPIIYYGDEIGMGDNYFLGDRNGVRTPMQWNPDRNAGFSQTSPQKLFLPVIIEPEYHYESINVENQERNTSSLLWWMRRTIAMRKRFKAFGFGNLEMLSSDNPKVLTFIRSHEEEKLLVVVNLSRFSQTVTVDLSRYAGMTPEEVFSRNRFPMIQETRYHFTTGPYDYFWFALRSNEARIEPPEGVQKLKLREGAPWVNVLKGKAGERLCSMVIPNYLQRVFWYFGKGRTISQVSVIESFPLKQHERLFLLAFIQVNYTDGVPEIYQLPLTWLPSERVQSLMDSHPLGTIAPLAIGDAEGILCDAIYLEEFRELLYDLIGNQSKIHGANDSQLVGRRGSFLTKNQPPRTELFPGRVTVVEQNNSSILFGDHLLLKMYRKLDEGINPEPEVLRFLGSKTRFRNVPSYAGSIQYRAPGGRTYDLGVLQTYISSHGDAWRNTLTSLTQFTEHILSHKHDLPKLPDRLPTLLEVVDSGIPDQYRDLVRGLHLEMALLLGRRTAELHRALVSATTENEWNMEEFSSLYQRSIFQSMRGLVRRNFQVLAAKLQRLPADVQQRAGRILASEQEIVACLQKITDRRLPAMKCRIHGDLHLGQALFTGKDFIFIDFEGEPAHSLGERRLKRSPLRDVAGMIHSFHYAAMTALLQHGAAHPDDIPLLEPWMEAWYVYVSGSYLKAYLHAMKNSPLVPANREDISIMLRCFLFHKMAYELGYELNNRPDSVDLTLRGIEILLQECRCS; encoded by the coding sequence ATGCGTCATGACGATCCGGTACTGGAAGACAATCCCTTTTGGTACAGGGATGCCATCATCTACCAGCTGCACATCAAGGCGTTCTCCGACTCGGATGCGGACGGCATGGGAGATTTCAACGGCCTGATCGGCAAGCTCGATTACCTGCAGAAGCTCGGCATCACGGCAATCTGGCTGCTCCCCTTCTACCCCTCTCCGCAGCGCGACGACGGCTATGACATCGCCGACTACTACAACGTGAACCCGAGCTACAACACCCTGCGCGAGTTCAAACAGCTGCTCCGCGCAGCCCATAGCCGCGGTATCCGGGTGATTACCGAACTGGTTCTCAATCACACGTCTGACCAGCACCCCTGGTTCCAGCGCGCCCGCCGAGCCAAGCCGGGTTCCGCGCATCGCGATTTCTATGTCTGGAGCGACACACCGGAAAAGTACCATGAGGCGCGCATCATCTTTCAGGATTTTGAGACCTCCAACTGGACCTGGGACCCGTTGGCCAAGGCCTATTACTGGCACCGCTTCTACTCCCATCAGCCCGACCTCAACTACGACAACCCGAAGGTGCAGGCCGAGATGCTGCGGGTGATAGATTTCTGGATGCGGCTCGGGGTCGATGGTGTCCGGCTCGATGCGGTCCCCTACCTGTTTGAACGGGAGGGGACCAACTGCGAAAACCTCCCAGAGACCCACGCCTTTCTCAAGAAACTGCGGGCACATCTGGACAGCTCCTTCAAAAACCGCATGCTGCTCTCGGAGGCCAACCAATGGCCGGAAGATGCCGCCGCCTATTTCGGTAACGGGGACGAAAGCAACATGGCATTCCATTTTCCGCTGATGCCGCGCATGTTCATGGCCATCGAAATGGAAGACCGCTTCCCGATTGTCGACATCCTCGACCAGACGCCGACCATCCCGGAAGGCTGCCAGTGGGCCATATTTCTCCGCAACCATGATGAGTTGACCCTGGAGATGGTAACCGACGAAGAGCGCGACTACATGTACCGGGTCTACGCATCCGACCCGCGGGCACGCATCAACCTCGGCATCCGCCGACGCCTGGCCCCGCTGATGCGCAACAACCGCCGCAAGATCGAACTGATGAATATCCTGCTCTTTTCCATGCCGGGAACCCCCATCATCTACTACGGTGATGAGATCGGCATGGGCGACAACTACTTCCTGGGGGACCGCAACGGTGTCCGAACCCCCATGCAGTGGAATCCGGACCGGAATGCGGGCTTCTCCCAAACCAGCCCCCAGAAACTGTTTCTGCCGGTCATCATTGAACCGGAATACCATTATGAATCGATCAACGTGGAGAACCAGGAGCGAAACACCTCGTCGCTGCTCTGGTGGATGCGCCGCACCATTGCCATGCGCAAGCGCTTCAAGGCATTCGGCTTCGGCAACCTTGAAATGCTCTCCTCCGACAATCCAAAGGTATTGACCTTCATTCGCAGCCACGAGGAAGAAAAACTACTGGTTGTCGTCAACCTGTCCCGCTTCTCGCAGACGGTTACCGTCGATCTTTCACGCTATGCCGGCATGACCCCGGAAGAGGTCTTCAGCCGCAATCGTTTCCCCATGATCCAGGAGACTCGTTACCACTTCACCACCGGGCCATACGATTATTTCTGGTTTGCTCTGCGCAGCAATGAAGCACGGATAGAACCGCCAGAGGGTGTGCAGAAGCTGAAACTGCGGGAGGGAGCCCCTTGGGTGAACGTCCTGAAAGGCAAGGCAGGGGAACGCCTCTGCAGCATGGTGATTCCCAATTATCTGCAGCGAGTCTTCTGGTATTTCGGCAAAGGCCGCACCATCAGCCAGGTCAGCGTGATCGAAAGCTTCCCGTTGAAACAACATGAACGGCTGTTTCTTCTCGCGTTCATTCAGGTCAACTACACCGACGGCGTACCGGAAATCTACCAGCTCCCCCTGACCTGGCTGCCGAGCGAGCGAGTTCAGTCGCTGATGGACAGCCACCCGCTGGGGACCATAGCCCCACTCGCGATAGGAGATGCCGAGGGGATTTTGTGCGATGCGATCTACCTGGAGGAATTCCGCGAACTGCTCTATGACCTTATAGGGAATCAAAGCAAAATACATGGTGCAAACGACTCACAACTGGTTGGACGGCGAGGCAGCTTTCTCACAAAAAACCAGCCGCCAAGGACGGAGCTGTTCCCCGGCAGAGTTACGGTTGTGGAACAGAACAACTCCAGCATACTGTTCGGCGATCATCTGTTGCTCAAGATGTACCGGAAACTGGATGAAGGAATCAATCCCGAACCGGAAGTTCTCCGTTTCCTGGGGAGCAAGACGCGCTTCCGCAATGTGCCATCCTATGCAGGATCGATACAATACCGCGCTCCCGGCGGCAGGACATACGACCTCGGCGTGTTGCAGACCTATATATCCTCCCATGGCGATGCCTGGCGGAACACCTTGACCAGCCTCACCCAGTTTACTGAGCACATTTTGTCCCATAAACACGATCTGCCGAAACTCCCGGACCGGCTTCCGACACTCCTGGAAGTTGTCGACAGTGGCATCCCGGATCAATATCGTGATCTCGTTCGCGGGCTCCATCTGGAGATGGCCCTGCTGCTCGGCCGGCGCACGGCGGAACTGCATCGGGCACTGGTATCGGCAACGACAGAGAACGAATGGAACATGGAGGAGTTTTCCTCTCTCTACCAGCGTTCGATTTTCCAGTCCATGCGAGGCCTGGTGCGAAGGAATTTCCAGGTTCTTGCGGCAAAACTTCAGCGACTGCCTGCAGATGTCCAGCAACGGGCCGGGCGTATACTGGCATCAGAACAAGAGATTGTTGCCTGTTTGCAAAAAATTACCGATCGTCGCCTCCCAGCCATGAAATGCAGGATCCACGGCGATCTCCATCTCGGTCAGGCGCTTTTCACCGGCAAGGATTTCATCTTCATCGATTTCGAGGGAGAACCTGCCCATTCTCTCGGCGAACGCAGGCTGAAACGCTCACCGCTACGGGATGTAGCAGGAATGATCCACTCCTTCCACTATGCCGCCATGACTGCCCTTCTTCAGCATGGTGCCGCTCACCCCGACGACATCCCCTTACTCGAACCCTGGATGGAAGCCTGGTACGTGTATGTCAGCGGTTCATACCTGAAGGCCTATCTGCACGCAATGAAGAATTCTCCCCTGGTACCGGCCAACAGGGAGGATATTTCGATCATGCTGCGCTGTTTCCTGTTCCATAAAATGGCCTACGAACTCGGATACGAATTGAATAACCGCCCTGACTCGGTCGATCTCACGTTGCGGGGGATAGAGATCCTGCTGCAGGAATGTCGCTGTTCATGA
- a CDS encoding TIGR00341 family protein, giving the protein MKSAHFQYLTKKAKDFLALKTEMVNHQAVVKDVVSSVERSWIYYLMLMMAGLIALLGLLTNSVAVVIGAMLISPLMAPIISSGLALTIGDLPLARRAFRTIAISVALTIAVSAIVTVISPLKEPTAEILARVRPNIYDLFVAVFSGISGAVALCTKRNYLITATGVAVATAVIPPLSVAGYGLGTGQLMLALGGFLLFFTNFVAIVITSDLVFFTMGFRTSHVDTIQYSQRTRLLIIAVVLLLISIPLVYTLVVDLKRLNTKKQIERVLKAELDKEHESRMTGYDYQTLDSGSVVAASVNTVHFIDKQTVKKIEDALRARLAIPVELQLEQVIVASESLPAATDIRAFRSDSATGTPRLETTAEISGKVGGMVAKTEHELAVALAPFPVLDTRLAFAGRTKPLLVTTTLQRDFPVSDDERLILTRQLEKALGVPIELSVAMTPLLPTLHFTKDSSLTPESVKALSIIKQLPEGPSRYRFSLEPYTRKNIRNIATLRNYLNKELAVPESSLALNQPTSHAAASAGLSLRIVRHADVK; this is encoded by the coding sequence ATAAAAAGTGCCCATTTCCAGTATCTGACAAAAAAAGCGAAGGATTTTCTGGCACTTAAAACAGAGATGGTCAATCATCAGGCAGTGGTGAAAGACGTTGTATCCAGTGTCGAGCGTTCCTGGATCTACTATCTCATGCTGATGATGGCAGGCCTGATTGCGTTGCTCGGGCTCCTTACCAACAGCGTGGCAGTGGTGATCGGCGCCATGCTGATCTCTCCGCTGATGGCTCCGATCATCTCTTCGGGTCTGGCCCTTACCATCGGTGACCTCCCCCTGGCCCGGCGCGCCTTCCGCACAATTGCCATCAGCGTTGCCCTGACCATCGCGGTCAGCGCCATTGTTACGGTTATATCTCCACTGAAGGAGCCTACCGCAGAAATCCTGGCACGGGTCAGACCCAATATCTACGATCTCTTTGTGGCGGTCTTTTCCGGGATCTCTGGTGCTGTGGCGCTCTGTACCAAACGAAACTACCTGATCACCGCCACCGGCGTAGCCGTAGCCACCGCGGTCATCCCCCCCCTGAGCGTTGCCGGGTACGGCCTCGGAACCGGACAGTTGATGCTGGCACTGGGAGGATTTCTGCTGTTTTTCACTAACTTCGTGGCAATCGTCATCACCTCCGACCTGGTCTTCTTCACCATGGGATTCCGCACCAGTCACGTAGATACCATTCAGTATTCCCAGCGCACCCGGTTACTGATCATTGCGGTGGTGCTCCTGCTGATCTCGATCCCTCTGGTCTACACCCTGGTGGTGGATCTGAAGCGATTGAATACGAAAAAACAGATCGAACGGGTGTTGAAGGCAGAACTCGACAAGGAACATGAATCACGTATGACCGGCTATGACTATCAGACTCTTGATTCCGGCTCTGTGGTCGCGGCCTCGGTCAATACTGTGCATTTCATAGATAAACAGACGGTAAAGAAGATCGAAGACGCGCTGCGGGCCAGGCTTGCCATTCCGGTTGAGCTGCAGCTGGAACAGGTGATAGTCGCCTCGGAAAGTCTGCCGGCAGCAACGGACATACGTGCGTTCAGGTCTGACAGCGCAACGGGAACACCACGCCTCGAAACGACCGCCGAAATATCCGGCAAGGTCGGGGGGATGGTGGCAAAGACAGAACATGAACTGGCAGTGGCATTAGCCCCATTCCCGGTTCTTGATACCAGGCTGGCCTTTGCCGGAAGAACGAAACCCCTTCTGGTTACAACTACGCTTCAGCGCGACTTTCCGGTAAGTGACGATGAAAGATTAATACTTACACGCCAGTTGGAGAAAGCTCTGGGAGTACCCATTGAACTTTCCGTTGCCATGACCCCGCTGTTGCCGACGCTCCATTTCACCAAGGACAGCTCACTAACGCCAGAAAGTGTTAAAGCTCTCAGTATCATCAAGCAGTTACCGGAAGGGCCATCAAGGTATCGGTTCTCCCTGGAGCCCTACACGCGTAAGAATATTCGAAACATCGCAACATTGCGAAATTACCTCAACAAAGAGCTTGCCGTCCCCGAAAGCTCTCTGGCACTGAATCAGCCGACTTCACATGCAGCCGCTTCTGCAGGGTTGTCGCTCAGGATTGTACGGCATGCGGATGTCAAATAA
- a CDS encoding MarR family transcriptional regulator, which yields MGTERESIPHIIDNLRRVFQAITEYSKTAERSTGLTGPQLWALKILATASPMKVSDLARQMYLRPSTVVGILDRLEGKQLVTRTRSMTDRRAVDLYLTEKGHELATEAPEVAQIMLVKGLTALTEEEFCTVEEGMKQMVKMLGAEDIIPQPLHS from the coding sequence ATGGGCACCGAACGAGAATCTATTCCCCATATAATCGATAATTTAAGGCGCGTTTTTCAGGCGATTACCGAGTATTCGAAAACAGCAGAACGTTCAACCGGCTTGACCGGACCGCAACTCTGGGCTTTGAAAATCCTGGCCACTGCCTCTCCCATGAAGGTTTCCGATCTTGCTCGCCAGATGTACCTGCGTCCTTCAACAGTTGTTGGAATCCTTGATCGGCTTGAAGGAAAACAACTGGTCACACGGACCCGTTCGATGACGGATCGCAGGGCTGTGGACCTGTATCTTACCGAGAAAGGGCACGAGTTGGCGACAGAAGCACCCGAAGTTGCCCAAATCATGCTGGTGAAAGGGCTAACCGCGTTAACCGAAGAAGAGTTCTGTACTGTTGAAGAAGGAATGAAGCAGATGGTGAAAATGCTCGGAGCTGAGGATATTATCCCGCAACCGCTTCACAGTTGA